A stretch of Channa argus isolate prfri chromosome 16, Channa argus male v1.0, whole genome shotgun sequence DNA encodes these proteins:
- the ralgapa1 gene encoding ral GTPase-activating protein subunit alpha-1 isoform X7 has translation MVNQAKSLEWRCKENHERGFSFLFGHFRKFYLPHIFPNFAMETSLYNPILDVPPMRPRPYYSVMRREQDGGEPLYCTKESFLQARVIFIRWLVSFWLEPRPNTHTHIPGTEGENVPKNIQRAAAGLAARSAGSSEDGSGGGIRSDSHLEGSGGSCGPGGSSIGLSGGSGAGGEPEQSHSNTSTLTEREPSSSSLCSMDEEQLTDMEVVRRVLTSTRTNVNFITEIFRQAFLLPMCEAAAMRKVVRVYQEWISMEDKPVFMKEPDKGPYPIATATSVDSGSPLGDKDEEVMNKVIDSELLKYSVHAGVQTTLQVFITHSSNVFLLEPANDIKILLEEQVDMCKRVLNIYRSLVMHETMDQKTWEQILLVLLRVTESVMKRPPSIMPQGKKNNTLSGRLAGPIFQTLIVAWIKGNLNVYISRELWDDLLSVLSSLTCWEELVTEWSLTMETLTKVLARNLYSVDLNELPLDKLSEQKQKKHKGKGIGSEGQRQVVDRSFSKGWSRDQPGQAAAMRQRSATTAGSPGIEKARSIVRQKTVALRSCSTGDSLLSSAFIRSAKSAPALAPPLPVLLHHHHPLLPPLADKLADLDDPPVTLTSRTSRMRHSSQSDEAPPNSCAEVFQGGVCDLDTPAPSSLARSSSASDIMEPFIAERVKGEDPQRDPALMPNPLYQHSTNSYLLAANKHAAQPSPHTLTSPSPPLFTHSNGVVSTSEGQDDGSTYDQFWLSTGSQSHVSSSDWVSNWDSAFTFSSEKEIDPEESEMGPGAEDDDLFSSIRDYLNQKGGERKEEAREGDGRGYILEKTITLHAPVETGVARTQVEYTGQLEEPRQVVRETRQVSKSVRHSSVDSIEESEAEQRSIYKCLELQCQWPSPSTRGNASLERNIGEKKKEGSTEKAAGCEEKCDMRREMAGETRDDEAAAAKEKCSLIRQESSPVESSTEADQIPQTSDTCKAKVSRSSTKRHNSGSVHVSFRPSTESVQFHNPLESKEAHWKARLRRLSHFHTHSHSAGERPGAGVGAGEKLAAGGAGKFSSVAGISHRPGTHEKLACRTFMDNSGAGGTAGTGGLENGTGTGGGKDKQYPGSCGGSGLGAEVFSEVPSGSSCSSGISSGVCGRLGRSALRSRASRSRSQEPGISRHHQGALLGGVYKTVVHALSSKPRPRGQGSSQGSSPQRQGRATMGDASLRDLYSHVLGYFGRKTTTPANKEEVVQKARPVSTDVGSSNPNFSDLMDEFIQERLRAKGTVGRRGSSPGSLEVPRDLPELLEAGQSLRSRPSDDLRPVDDPGVPSEWTSPASASGSDVISSDSQSDSFNAFQYSTCKFDNFTFSSEACGGGAGSGGGRGSSLDQDSLGGGVACEEHEVASLTTLHIDSETSSLSHTVTVTGSESASPMHSLGGSRSQTPSPATLTAEHSDHTHSHTHTHLQLDQKLHNSVLQTPDDLETSEFPSEDCSVMAGGSLTGWHADVATVMWRRMLGILGDVNSIKDPEIHAQVFDYLCELWQNLAKIRDNLGISLDNQSSPPPPILIPPLRILTPWLFKATMLTEHYKQGKLHAYKLICSIMKRRQDVSPNTDFLTHFYNIMHQGLLHQDQDIVNTIIKHCSPRFFSIGLPGATMLVLDFIIAASRVTTCTSLNAPRVEAQILLGSLVCFPNFYGELPALHPTTADMVLTKFTDIKEHIIKTILTSARDEPSAPARRVALCSLGIWLCEELAHETHHPQIKDALNVICVTLKYPNKNVAMVASDILHLLISYVDHLQKFPPDTPKKIVEILIATITFLLPTTESSPHELDKRLVVSLLLCLLDWVMALPPKTLLQPVQTRSPPEKDQPTKTLLSCIYKVLHGCVYGAQSFNSPKYYPLQLSDLWSPDYDPFLLLENLREPEPLHSPDSERSSKLQPVTEVPSRIQQGLVSIAARTVITHLVNHLGHYPMCGGPATLSSQVCENQDNPFCESADLGPELFHSPNLHFLVLNGTTLLSVLQIQSESGVPGGGMTAGLSSTPTCVRVIIRDVAGKHSWDSAVLYGPPPCSPNSPAHTLITQAQSPHIVNLDLRSPPGGPPQNMGMRREDGEEEGPDERQPEVGGRGMEGDEFQRGAEENREESTFSEEEKVDPRMGGVGEGDEEEKQEGNIEHKLDGEGNQEELGLEQLLAPPLAKRVCREAVPAWDSLREGDDALDEMLQYLGYSSPECLQRAGMPLNIPAPPPACVSEKQENDVINAILKQSAAERDFILHRGEELNMRAVQQTEPETQTPQSAFYYCRLLINILGLNSWEKRSNFHLLRKNEKLLRELKNLDSRQCRETHKIAVFYVAEGQEDKHSILTNTAGSQAYEDFVSGLGWEVDLTTHCGFMGGLQRNRSTGQTTPYYATSTTEVIYHVSTRMPHDQDHNLTKKLRHLGNDEVHIVWSEHSRDYRRGIIPTEFGDVLIVIYPIKNHMYSIHILKKPEVPFFGPLFDGAIVDMKILPTMVRATAINASRALKSLIPLYQNFYEERARYLETIVQHHLEPTTFEDYAARVYSPAPCTHLPSDTGENSVMYLMVPKPLDSLNLLRVKGKGIKQKVLHAGCEWLLPRDSSGRKSSSWGGRERLSIPHVTPD, from the exons ATGGTAAACCAG gcCAAGTCTCTTGAGTGGCGTTGTAAAGAGAACCATGAACGTGGCTTCAGCTTCCTCTTTGGTCACTTCAGGAAGTTTTACCTTCCTCATATATTTCCTAACTTTGCCATGGAAACCAGCCTCTACAACCCCATACTAG ACGTGCCTCCAATGCGTCCTAGGCCGTACTACAGTGTCATGCGCAGGGAGCAGGATGGTGGTGAACCATTGTACTGCACCAAGGAGAGCTTCCTTCAGGCACGAGTCATCTTCATCCGCTGGCTGGTTTCCTTCTGGTTGGAGCCAcgacccaacacacacacacacatcccaggaacagagggagagaatgTCCCTAAGAATATACAG CGAGCAGCAGCCGGTCTGGCAGCTCGCTCTGCAGGCAGCTCAGAAGACGGCAGCGGAGGTGGGATTCGCTCTGATAGCCACCTGGAAGGCAGCGGAGGCTCATGTGGGCCAGGAGGAAGCAGCATTGGGCTATCAGGCGGTTCAGGGGCTGGAGGCGAGCCTGAACAGAGCCATTCCAACACATCTACACTAACGGAGAGGGAACCCAGCTCTTCCTCACTCTGCTCTATGGATGAAGAACAGCTGACAGATATGGAGGTGGTCAGGAGAGTACTGACCAGCACCAGAACCAATGTCAACTTCATCACAGAGATCTTTAGACAG GCATTTCTTCTTCCTATGTGTGAGGCTGCAGCGATGCGAAAAGTCGTCCGTGTTTACCAGGAATGGATTTCAATGGAAGACAAGCCAGTGTTTATGAAGGAGCCAGATAAGGGGCCTTATCCCATTGCTACAGCCACCAGTGTGGATTCAGGGTCTCCGCTTGGAGACAAAGATGAGGAG gtCATGAACAAAGTGATTGACAGTGAATTGCTGAAGTACAGTGTTCATGCTGGAGTTCAGACTACACTACAG GTTTTTATCACCCACTCATCCAACGTTTTTCTTTTGGAGCCAGCCAATGACATCAAGATCCTTTTAGAGGAACAAGTCGACATGTGCAAGCGAGTCCTGAACATTTATCGCAGCCTTGTCATGCATGAAACCATGGACCAgaaaacatg gGAGCAGATCTTACTTGTTCTCCTGAGGGTGACAGAGTCTGTGATGAAAAGACCTCCATCCATCATGCCTCAGGGCAAGAAGAACAACACATTGTCAGGCAGACTGGCTGGACCTATATTTCAG ACTCTGATAGTAGCCTGGATTAAAGGGAATTTAAATGTCTACATCAGCAGAGAACTGTGGGAtgacctcctctctgtcctctcctctctcaccTGCTGGGAAGAACTGGTCACAGAGTGGTCTCTTACCATGGAGACCCTCACCAAG GTGTTGGCGAGGAATCTGTACAGCGTTGATCTGAATGAGCTGCCTCTGGACAAACTCagtgaacaaaaacagaagaaacataAGGGAAAAG GTATTGGTTCGGAGGGCCAGCGGCAGGTTGTGGATCGTTCCTTCTCTAAAGGCTGGAGCAGAGACCAACCAGGCCAGGCAGCAGCCATGAGGCAAAGAAGCGCCACCACTGCTGGTTCGCCAGGCATTGAAAAGGCCAGGAGTATTGTCCGTCAGAAGACTGTGG CCCTGCGTAGCTGTTCTACGGGGGACTCTCTGCTGTCCTCAGCCTTTATCCGCAGTGCCAAGAGTGCTCCTGCTCTGGCTCCACCTCTTCCTGTCCTccttcaccaccaccaccctttACTACCCCCCCTTGCTGACAAGCTTGCAG ACCTTGACGACCCACCAGTCACACTGACATCACGTACCTCACGGATGCGTCACTCCTCCCAGAGCGATGAGGCCCCTCCCAACTCCTGTGCAGAGGTGTTTCAGGGCGGGGTTTGTGACCTGGACACCCCAGCCCCATCCTCCCTTGCAAGGAGCAGCAGTGCCTCTGACATCATGGAGCCTTTCATCGCTGAACGGGTCAAAGGTGAAGACCCCCAGAGGGATCCTGCTTTAATGCCAAATCCTCTCTACCAACACTCCACTAATTCTTACTTACTCGCAGCCAACAAACACGCAGCTCAGCCATCCCCACACACCCTCACCTCCCCTTCTCCCCCCCTTTTTACCCACTCCAATGGTGTTGTTTCAACCTCAGAGGGACAAGATGACGGTAGTACCTATGACCAGTTTTGGCTCTCCACTGGCTCTCAAAGCCATGTTTCTAGCTCTGATTGGGTAAGCAACTGGGATTCTGCTTTTACCTTTTCATCTGAAAAGGAAATTGATCCAGAAGAGAGTGAAATGGGACCTGGGGCAGAGGATGATGATTTATTCTCCTCTATTAGAGACTACCTCAACCAAAAAGGAggtgagagaaaagaggaagccAGAGAGGGAGACGGTCGCGGTTATATATTAGAGAAAACTATTACATTACATGCACCTGTGGAAACAGGGGTAGCAAGAACCCAAGTAGAATACACAGGACAGTTAGAAGAGCCACGACAGGTGGTAAGAGAGACCAGACAGGTAAGTAAATCAGTGAGACATAGCAGTGTGGATTCAATAGAGGAGAGTGAGGCAGAGCAACGCAGCATCTACAAGTGCCTAGAACTGCAGTGTCAGTGGCCATCACCCAGTACAAGGGGCAATGCTAGCTTAGAAAGAAACATtggggagaaaaagaaagaagggagTACAGAGAAGGCAGCGGGATGTGAAGAGAAATGTGACATGAGGAGGGAAATGGCAGGTGAGACACGGGAtgatgaagcagcagcagcaaaagagaAATGCAGTTTAATTAGGCAAGAGTCTAGCCCAGTAGAGTCTAGCACAGAAGCAGATCAAATTCCCCAAACATCAGATACATGTAAAGCCAAAGTGTCCCGTAGTAGCACCAAGAGACACAACTCTGGGAGTGTTCATGTCAGCTTTCGGCCCTCAACTGAATCTGTCCAGTTCCACAATCCTCTTGAGAGTAAAGAGGCTCACTGGAAGGCCAGGCTGCGCCGCCTCAGtcacttccacacacacagccactcaGCTGGTGAAAGGCCGGGGGCTGGTGTGGGGGCAGGGGAAAAGCTTGCAGCAGGGGGTGCAGGTAAGTTTAGCTCTGTGGCTGGGATTAGCCATAGACCAGGAACACACGAGAAACTAGCCTGTAGGACCTTTATGGATAACAGCGGGGCAGGGGGCACAGCAGGCACTGGAGGTCTGGAAAATGGGACTGGAACTGGAGGGGGAAAGGACAAGCAATATCCTGGATCCTGTGGAGGATCTGGCCTCGGTGCTGAGGTTTTCTCAGAGGTACCATCAGGCAGTTCATGTTCCTCGGGCATATCCTCAGGAGTATGTGGCCGTTTGGGGCGCTCTGCCTTAAGATCTCGAGCCTCCCGCTCACGTTCCCAGGAGCCAGGCATCTCACGTCATCACCAGGGGGCTCTTCTTGGTGGCGTCTATAAAACTGTGGTTCATGCTCTTTCCTCAAAACCCAGACCCCGAGGTCAGGGTTCATCCCAAGGCTCATCGCCACAGCGGCAGGGCCGGGCAACCATGGGTGATGCATCATTAAGAGACCTCTACTCCCATGTTCTGGGCTACTTTGGACGAAAGACGACTACGCCAG ctaaCAAAGAGGAGGTGGTCCAGAAGGCTCGTCCAGTCTCTACCGATGTTGGAAGCAGCAACCCAAACTTCTCTGACCTTATGGACGAGTTCATCCAGGAGAGACTGAGGGCCAAAGGAACAGTG GGTCGTCGTGGCAGCAGCCCAGGAAGTCTGGAGGTTCCCAGAGACTTGCCTGAACTCCTAGAGGCAGGTCAGAGTCTCAGATCACGACCCTCGGATGATCTACGGCCTGTTGATGATCCTGGGGTTCCCTCTGAGTGGACATCACCTGCAAGTGCCAGTGGCTCTGACGTCATCAGTTCAGACAGCCAATCAGATTCATTTAATGCCTTTCAGTACTCCACTTGCAAGTTTGATA ATTTCACTTTTAGCTCAGAAGCTtgtggaggaggagctggatcCGGAGGAGGTCGAGGCAGTTCATTGGACCAGGACAGCCTTGGTGGGGGCGTGGCTTGTGAGGAACATGAAGTCGCCAGTCTGACAACACTTCACATCGATTCAGAGACAAGTAGCCTCAGCCATACCGTCACTGTTACTG GTTCTGAGAGTGCATCTCCAATGCATTCCCTCGGAGGCTCTCGGTCCCAGACACCCTCCCCTGCTACATTGACAGCAGAGCACTCCgatcacacacactcccacacacacacacatttacaactGGACCAGAAGCTCCACAACTCTGTCCTACAGACCCCTGATGATCTGG AAACCAGTGAGTTCCCCAGCGAGGACTGCAGTGTGATGGCGGGTGGTTCTCTAACTGGATGGCATGCAGATGTTGCTACGGTAATGTGGAGGAGGATGCTGGGTATCCTGGGGGATGTTAATAGCATCAAAGACCCAGAGATCCATGCTCAGGTCTTTGACTACCTGTGTGAACTGTGGCAAAACTTGGCCAAG ATAAGAGATAATTTGGGAATTTCTCTCGACAACCAGTcgtccccccctccccccattcTGATCCCACCCCTGAGAATCCTCACCCCCTGGCTTTTTAAG GCCACCATGCTTACAGAGCATTACAAGCAGGGAAAGCTTCATGCTTACAAACTGATCTGCAGTATCATGAAAAGACGACAAGATGTTTCCCCAAACACAGACTTTCTTACACACTTCTACAACATCATGCACCAAGGACTGCTGCACCAAGATCAG gacATTGTGAATACCATTATCAAGCACTGTAGTCCCAGGTTTTTCAGTATTGGCCTACCTGGAGCCACCATGCTTGTCCTGGACTTCATCATTGCAGCTTCTAGAGTTACTACCTGTACATCACTCAAT GCTCCAAGAGTAGAGGCCCAGATCCTCCTTGGATCTTTGGTGTGTTTCCCCAACTTCTATGGGGAGCTTCCAGCCCTGCATCCCACCACAGCTGACATGGTGCTTACCAAGTTCACTGACATCAAG gagCACATCATTAAAACCATCCTGACTTCTGCCAGAGATGAACCCTCTGCTCCTGCTAG GCGCGTGGCTCTGTGCAGTCTGGGGATCTGGCTGTGTGAAGAGTTGGCCCACGAGACTCATCATCCACAGATTAAAGATGCTCTCAATGTAATCTGCGTTACTCTGAAG TACCCCAATAAGAATGTTGCGATGGTGGCATCAGACATCCTTCACCTCCTTATCAGTTACGTGGATCATCTTCAGAAGTTCCCCCCTGACACTCCAAAGAAGATCGTAGAG attTTGATTGCCACCATTACATTCTTGCTGCCTACTACTGAGTCATCACCTCATGAACTTGATAAGAGG CTTGTAGTTTCCctcctgttgtgtttgttggaCTGGGTGATGGCTCTGCCTCCAAAGACTCTCCTTCAGCCTGTTCAAACACGAAGCCCACCAGAGAAGGACCAGCCTACCAAGACTCTGCTCAGCTGTATTTATAaa GTATTGCATGGTTGTGTGTATGGAGCACAGTCTTTCAACAGTCCAAAGTATTACCCACTCCAGCTGTCGGACCTGTGGAGTCCAGACTATGACCCGTTTCTGCTGTTAGAGAACCTCAGAGAACCAGAACCACTTCACAGCCCAGACTCAGAACGCTCCAGCAAACTACAGCCTGTCACTGAAG TTCCTAGTCGTATTCAGCAGGGTCTGGTTTCCATTGCAGCAAGAACAGTTATCACCCACCTTGTCAATCATCTTGGACATTATCCCATGTGTGGAGGGCCTGCGACTCTATCTAGTCAG GTGTGTGAAAACCAAGACAACCCATTTTGTGAAAGTGCAGATCTTGGACCAGAGCTTTTCCATTCACCAAACCTACATTTCCTCGTTCTCAACGGCACTACACTGCTCTCAGTCCTCCAG ATTCAGTCAGAGTCTGGTGTACCAGGAGGTGGAATGACAGCTGGTTTGTCTTCTACTCCAACTTGTGTTCGTGTTATCATTCGAGATGTGGCTGGAAAACATTCCTGGGACTCTGCTGTGCTTTACGGGCCACCGCCATGTTCCCCAAACAGCCCGGCACACACACTTATAACACAAGCACAGTCACCTCACATTGTGAATCTTGATTTACGCAGTCCACCAGGAGGGCCACCCCAAAATATGGGAATGAGGAGAGAAGATGGTGAGGAAGAGGGGCCAGACGAGAGGCAGCCAGAGGTGGGAGGAAGAGGGATGGAGGGTGATGAATTTCAGAGAGGAGCGGAGGAGAATAGGGAGGAGAGTACCTTcagtgaggaggagaaggtAGATCCAAGAATGGGTGGAGTAGGAGAAGGAGATGAAGAAGAGAAGCAGGAGGGGAATATAGAGCATAAATTGGATGGGGAGGGGAATCAAGAGGAGTTGGGCTTAGAACAGCTTCTGGCTCCGCCATTAGCTAAACGTGTGTGTCGGGAGGCAGTGCCAGCATGGGATTCACTTAGAGAAGGTGATGACGCGCTGGACGAAATGCTGCAGTATCTGGGATACTCAAGTCCTGAGTGTCTACAGAgagcag GCATGCCGCTGAACATCCCAGCCCCTCCTCCAGCCTGTGTCTCAGAGAAGCAGGAGAACGATGTGATCAATGCCATCCTAAAGCAGAGTGCCGCTGAGAGAGACTTCATCCTTCAT AGAGGTGAGGAGTTAAACATGAGGGCAGTGCAGCAGACTGAACCAGAGACCCAGACACCACAGTCAGCCTTCTACTACTGCAGACTACTAATCAACATACTGGGACTCAACTCCTGGGAGAAGAG GAGTAACTTTCATTTGTTGAGGAAGAATGAAAAGTTACTGAGAGAGCTGAAGAACCTGGACTCACGACAGTG CCGCGAGACCCATAAAATAGCAGTATTTTATGTGGCTGAAGGCCAAGAAGACAAACACTCTATATTAACCAACACAGCAGGAAGCCAGGCATATGAAGACTTTGTTTCTGGACTGGGCTGGGAA GTTGACCTCACCACTCACTGTGGTTTCATGGGAGGTCTTCAGAGGAATCGCAGTACAGGACAGACCACACCTTACTACGCCACTTCTACTACAGAGGTTATCTACCACGTCTCCACCCGCATGCCCCACGACCAGGACCACAACCTCACCAAAAAG